In Puntigrus tetrazona isolate hp1 chromosome 7, ASM1883169v1, whole genome shotgun sequence, the following are encoded in one genomic region:
- the LOC122349441 gene encoding potassium voltage-gated channel subfamily A member 1-like: protein MEFAMVGADSGGCNTHLPYGYAQARARERERERERQSRAAAAAAAAEAGTVGEGGGSSGHPHNHPHQSRTASSTNANNSSAGTASRPSSSSSSSQQPQQQQQQQQQHHEPPQQLLRERKKQRGVARWRRNRAALGGDLRHSELALLGSEEDIMIEEDEAEGEEEEEDRASKRSSFVYNMDDEEETVSLTDRRPQSGYENVYNEYGCCERVVINVSGLKFETQLKTLAQFPDTLLGDPEKRIRYFDPLRNEYFFDRNRPSFDAILYFYQSGGRLKRPVNVPFDIFSEEVKFYELGEEAMLKFREDEGFVKEEEKPLPEDEFKRQIWLLFEYPESSSPARGIAVVSVLVIVISIVIFCLETLPEFRDDKEFLSPGKNSTQADNGFTPFNDPFFIVETVCIIWFSFEIIVRFFASPSKAAFFKNVMNSIDIVSILPYFITLGTDLAQQQGNGQQAMSFAILRIIRLVRVFRIFKLSRHSKGLQILGHTLRASMRELALLIFFLVIGVILFSSAVYFAEADDPSSQFTSIPDAFWWAVVTMTTVGYGDMKPITVGGKIVGSLCAIAGVLTIALPVPVIVSNFNYFYHRETDNEDQTPVVEQPPPGCPYFPDFLRKFKGSPSGSSLGDKAAEYMEMEEGVTESLCGADTQSPSRGNGTDLGGKNSSHSRTLQTDV, encoded by the coding sequence ATGGAGTTTGCTATGGTGGGTGCGGACAGCGGGGGCTGCAACACCCACCTGCCCTATGGATATGCCCAGGCTCGCGCCAGGGAGAGAGAGCGCGAGCGCGAGCGGCAGTCTCgcgcggcggcggcggcggcggcagcCGAAGCCGGAACGGTCGGAGAGGGAGGTGGGTCCAGCGGCCATCCCCACAACCATCCGCATCAGAGTCGCACCGCCTCTTCAACGAATGCCAACAACAGTAGCGCCGGGACCGCCTCGcgcccctcctcctcctcctcctcctcccaaCAGCCgcaacagcaacagcagcagcagcagcaacaccACGAGCCGCCACAGCAACTTCTCCGAGAGCGAAAAAAGCAACGAGGCGTCGCGCGCTGGAGACGGAACCGCGCGGCACTCGGCGGGGATCTACGCCACTCAGAGTTGGCGCTCCTAGGGTCCGAGGAGGACATAATGATCGAGGAGGACGAGGCGGAGGgcgaggaggaagaggaggacagGGCAAGCAAGAGGTCGAGTTTTGTCTATAACATGGATGATGAAGAGGAGACGGTCTCGTTAACGGACAGGCGTCCTCAATCAGGCTACGAAAATGTTTACAACGAGTACGGCTGCTGCGAGAGAGTTGTCATCAACGTGTCAGGCTTGAAGTTTGAGACCCAGCTGAAGACTCTCGCGCAGTTCCCGGACACTCTCCTGGGGGACCCTGAGAAGCGAATCAGGTACTTCGACCCTCTGCGTAACGAATACTTCTTCGACAGGAATCGACCGAGCTTCGACGCCATTCTGTACTTCTATCAGTCCGGGGGCCGCTTGAAGAGACCCGTGAACGTGCCGTTTGACATTTTTTCCGAGGAGGTCAAGTTCTATGAACTCGGGGAAGAGGCGATGCTCAAGTTTCGCGAGGATGAGGGCTTCgtaaaggaggaggagaagcCGCTGCCCGAGGACGAGTTCAAACGCCAGATCTGGCTGCTCTTCGAGTACCCGGAGAGTTCAAGCCCAGCCAGAGGGATCGCGGTCGTGTCAGTGCTGGTCATCGTCATATCCATCGTCATCTTTTGTTTGGAAACATTGCCAGAATTCAGGGACGACAAAGAATTCCTCAGCCCAGGTAAAAACTCAACGCAGGCGGACAATGGATTTACGCCGTTCAACGACCCCTTTTTCATCGTTGAGACGGTGTGCATCATTTGGTTCTCGTTTGAGATCATCGTGCGCTTCTTCGCGAGCCCCAGTAAAGCTGCTTTCTTTAAAAACGTGATGAACTCCATAGACATCGTCTCTATTTTGCCTTACTTCATAACTCTCGGCACAGACCTCGCTCAGCAGCAAGGCAACGGGCAACAGGCGATGAGTTTCGCGATCCTGAGGATAATACGACTCGTCCGCGTGTTCAGGATCTTCAAGCTGTCTCGGCACTCGAAAGGTCTCCAGATCCTGGGGCACACTTTGCGCGCGAGCATGCGGGAGCTGGCGCTGCTCATCTTCTTCCTCGTCATCGGCGTCATCCTGTTCTCCAGCGCGGTGTACTTCGCGGAGGCGGACGATCCCTCGTCGCAGTTCACCAGCATCCCAGACGCGTTCTGGTGGGCTGTGGTGACCATGACCACGGTGGGCTACGGGGACATGAAGCCCATCACGGTCGGGGGCAAAATCGTGGGCTCGTTGTGCGCCATCGCCGGTGTCCTGACCATTGCGCTTCCAGTTCCTGTCATCGTGTCCAACTTCAACTACTTCTACCACCGGGAGACTGATAACGAGGACCAGACTCCCGTCGTGGAACAGCCCCCGCCGGGCTGCCCGTACTTTCCGGATTTCCTGAGAAAATTCAAAGGGTCCCCATCGGGGTCGTCTTTGGGTGACAAGGCGGCAGAGTACATGGAGATGGAGGAGGGCGTGACGGAATCTCTGTGCGGGGCTGACACGCAAAGCCCGAGCAGAGGGAACGGTACTGACTTAGGCGGAAAAAACAGTTCACATTCACGAACCCTACAGACAGATGTATGA
- the LOC122349447 gene encoding LOW QUALITY PROTEIN: gonadotropin subunit beta-1-like (The sequence of the model RefSeq protein was modified relative to this genomic sequence to represent the inferred CDS: inserted 1 base in 1 codon): MRMRFVVMVMLLPALMRAGSECRSSCRLTNISITVESXECGSCITIDTTACAGLCKTQESVYRSPLMLPYQSICIFKEWTYETYEFKGCPSRADSVFTYPVALSCACDKCNSDITDCGVLSQQTLSCNAH, translated from the exons ATGAGGATGCGCTTCGTTGTTATGGTGATGCTGTTGCCAGCGCTAATGAGGGCAGGATCAGAATGCAGGTCCAGCTGTCGGCTCACCAATATCTCCATTACTGTGGAAA GAGAATGTGGCAGCTGCATCACAATTGACACCACTGCCTGTGCCGGGCTTTGTAAAACACAG GAAAGTGTTTACCGTAGCCCACTGATGCTGCCCTACCAGAGCATCTGCATCTTCAAAGAATGGACCTACGAGACCTACGAGTTTAAAGGCTGTCCGAGCAGGGCTGACTCTGTTTTCACGTACCCAGTGGCCCTCAGCTGCGCATGCGACAAGTGTAACTCTGACATCACAGACTGTGGAGTCCTCAGCCAGCAGACACTCAGCTGCAATGCACATTAG
- the LOC122349446 gene encoding ARL14 effector protein-like has product MHEKVDTKRQKLDRRKRISTMPISCSAIDCSNRFAKGSVIRFYRFPISKPQLAEQWVRNLGKKNFVPTQNSCLCSEHFQPDCFRDYNGKLFLREDAVPTIFANPGGDGTKIELRKNRGGLVAKDANDSSRFGSLSDKDRAKLITKDRRQPIRDSSLKSRGVNDRRRAGKVSLGDRQTMSLKSKVYDSKGLLISCARDLCDCLDVDCMGCFYPCPECGSRKCGVECRCDRKWLYEQVEVEGGEIIRNKFAN; this is encoded by the exons ATGCACGAAAAAGTGGACACCAAACGCCAAAAACTGGatagaagaaaaagaataag CACCATGCCCATCTCCTGTTCAGCTATTGATTGCTCAAATCGGTTTGCCAAAGGATCAGTGATCAGATTCTACAG GTTTCCAATCAGCAAGCCTCAGCTAGCCGAGCAATGGGTACGAAACCTTGGGAAAAAGAACTTTGTTCCCACTCAGAATTCCTGTTTGTGCTCCGAGCATTTCCAGCCTGACTGCTTTCGTGACTATAATGGAAAACTGTTTCTCAGAGAGGACGCAGTGCCAACTATTTTCGCAAACCCTGGCGGAGACGGCACAAAG ATTGAGTTACGGAAAAACAGAGGAGGTTTAGTGGCAAAGGATGCAAATGATTCCAGTCGGTTTGGTTCACTTTCTGATAAAGATAGAGCCAAACTAATCACAAAAGACAGAAGACAGCCTATAAGAGACTCTAGCCTGAAG AGCAGAGGTGTGAATGACCGGAGACGTGCAGGGAAGGTCTCGTTAGGTGACAG ACAGACCATGTCTCTGAAGAGTAAAGTGTATGACAGCAAGGGTCTTTTGATCTCATGTGCAAGGGATCTGTGTGACTGTCTGGATGTAGACTGCATGGGTTGTTTTTACCCCTGTCCTGAGTGCGGATCTCGGAAGTGCGGTGTGGAGTGCCGATGTGACCGAAAATGGTTATATGAGCAAGTGGAGGTCGAGGGAGGAGAGATCATTCGCAACAAGTTCGCAAATTAG
- the LOC122349442 gene encoding uncharacterized protein HI_0077-like isoform X1 has product MDHFDKDLVDALKDIVKAGNWQCVGDKSKFKSPCTKFYCDDGEHIVLVHTKDDKFWAMDSSCPHEGGPLEQGDIEDLGDGKLALICPWHYFDFSLETGSSSTGLQNQVYDVHVLDGKVYINTQSTLSLCPIPTTKITHQDSLPVEITSSENTLCIWATRILHTPDPQEKVSLTKMVQENWDSGKITETGEASPPVQPNRKDNLTVVEPGKIKRGKGGTLASRIALLHSLANIEQWAIDLSWDVIARFSKFRLSNGEPLPRQFFEDFVKVAGDEAKHYQLLEQRIVELGSFFGALPVHNGLWQSATDTSHDLLARLAVVHMVHEARGLDVHPQTLSRFAAQGDASSVKVLEVIYADEITHVAAGLRWFTYICSKEGRDSLKTFHELVKLHFKGFLKPPFNTEGRRTAGMTEEWYVPLVKPSSLQKTS; this is encoded by the exons ATGGATCACTTCGATAAGGATTTAGTCGATGCGCTTAAAGACATTGTCAAAGCTGGAAACTGGCAGTGTGTGGGagataaatctaaatttaagtCACCATGCACAAA gttttactGTGATGATGGAGAGCATATAGTCCTGGTGCATACAAAGGATGATAAATTCTGGGCTATGGATTCATCTTGCCCACATGAAG GGGGCCCACTTGAGCAAGGTGATATTGAGGATTTGGGCGACGGGAAACTGGCACTGATTTGCCCGTGGCACTACTTTGATTTCAGCCTTGAAACTGGTTCCTCTTCCACTGGACTGCAG AACCAAGTGTATGATGTCCATGTACTGGATGGaaaagtgtatataaatactcaGAGCACACTGTCCCTCTGTCCCATCCCGACGACAAAAATAACCCACCAAG ATAGTTTGCCTGTGGAAATAACttcctcagaaaacacactctgCATTTGGGCCACCAGAATCCTTCACACCCCAGACCCACAGGAAAAG GTTTCATTGACCAAGATGGTGCAAGAGAACTGGGACAGTGGGAAAATAACGGAGACTGGGGAGGCAAGCCCCCCCGTGCAGCCTAACAGAAAAGACAATCTGACTGTCGTGGAGCCTGGAAAAATCAAACGGGGCAAGGGAGGCACTCTG GCGAGTAGGATTGCTTTACTGCACTCTCTTGCTAATATAGAGCAGTGGGCGATAGACCTGTCCTGGGATGTGATAGCAAGATTCTCTAAATTTAGATTGAGCAATGGTGAGCCGTTGCCTCGCCAGTTCTTTGAAGACTTTGTCAAAGTAGCAGGAGATGAAGCCAAG CATTATCAGCTACTAGAGCAAAGGATCGTGGAGCTTGGCAGCTTCTTTGGTGCTTTACCAGTTCACAACG gtTTGTGGCAATCGGCAACGGATACGTCTCATGACCTCTTGGCGAGGCTAGCCGTAGTGCACATGGTCCACGAGGCCAG AGGTTTAGATGTGCACCCTCAGACTCTGTCCCGCTTCGCTGCTCAGGGAGACGCGAGCTCAGTGAAGGTGTTGGAGGTGATTTACGCTGATGAAATCACACACGTGGCTGCAGGGCTGAGATGGTTCACATACATCTGCTCAAAAGAAGGACGT GATTCCTTGAAAACATTCCATGAATTGGTGAAGTTGCATTTCAAAGGGTTTTTGAAGCCTCCGTTCAACACAGAGGGAAGGAGGACAGCAGGGATGACAGAAGAG TGGTATGTTCCTCTTGTCAAGCCCTCCAGCTTACAGAAGACCTCCtga
- the LOC122349442 gene encoding uncharacterized protein HI_0077-like isoform X2: MDHFDKDLVDALKDIVKAGNWQCVGDKSKFKSPCTKFYCDDGEHIVLVHTKDDKFWAMDSSCPHEGGPLEQGDIEDLGDGKLALICPWHYFDFSLETGSSSTGLQNQVYDVHVLDGKVYINTQSTLSLCPIPTTKITHQDSLPVEITSSENTLCIWATRILHTPDPQEKVSLTKMVQENWDSGKITETGEASPPVQPNRKDNLTVVEPGKIKRGKGGTLASRIALLHSLANIEQWAIDLSWDVIARFSKFRLSNGEPLPRQFFEDFVKVAGDEAKHYQLLEQRIVELGSFFGLWQSATDTSHDLLARLAVVHMVHEARGLDVHPQTLSRFAAQGDASSVKVLEVIYADEITHVAAGLRWFTYICSKEGRDSLKTFHELVKLHFKGFLKPPFNTEGRRTAGMTEEWYVPLVKPSSLQKTS, from the exons ATGGATCACTTCGATAAGGATTTAGTCGATGCGCTTAAAGACATTGTCAAAGCTGGAAACTGGCAGTGTGTGGGagataaatctaaatttaagtCACCATGCACAAA gttttactGTGATGATGGAGAGCATATAGTCCTGGTGCATACAAAGGATGATAAATTCTGGGCTATGGATTCATCTTGCCCACATGAAG GGGGCCCACTTGAGCAAGGTGATATTGAGGATTTGGGCGACGGGAAACTGGCACTGATTTGCCCGTGGCACTACTTTGATTTCAGCCTTGAAACTGGTTCCTCTTCCACTGGACTGCAG AACCAAGTGTATGATGTCCATGTACTGGATGGaaaagtgtatataaatactcaGAGCACACTGTCCCTCTGTCCCATCCCGACGACAAAAATAACCCACCAAG ATAGTTTGCCTGTGGAAATAACttcctcagaaaacacactctgCATTTGGGCCACCAGAATCCTTCACACCCCAGACCCACAGGAAAAG GTTTCATTGACCAAGATGGTGCAAGAGAACTGGGACAGTGGGAAAATAACGGAGACTGGGGAGGCAAGCCCCCCCGTGCAGCCTAACAGAAAAGACAATCTGACTGTCGTGGAGCCTGGAAAAATCAAACGGGGCAAGGGAGGCACTCTG GCGAGTAGGATTGCTTTACTGCACTCTCTTGCTAATATAGAGCAGTGGGCGATAGACCTGTCCTGGGATGTGATAGCAAGATTCTCTAAATTTAGATTGAGCAATGGTGAGCCGTTGCCTCGCCAGTTCTTTGAAGACTTTGTCAAAGTAGCAGGAGATGAAGCCAAG CATTATCAGCTACTAGAGCAAAGGATCGTGGAGCTTGGCAGCTTCTTTG gtTTGTGGCAATCGGCAACGGATACGTCTCATGACCTCTTGGCGAGGCTAGCCGTAGTGCACATGGTCCACGAGGCCAG AGGTTTAGATGTGCACCCTCAGACTCTGTCCCGCTTCGCTGCTCAGGGAGACGCGAGCTCAGTGAAGGTGTTGGAGGTGATTTACGCTGATGAAATCACACACGTGGCTGCAGGGCTGAGATGGTTCACATACATCTGCTCAAAAGAAGGACGT GATTCCTTGAAAACATTCCATGAATTGGTGAAGTTGCATTTCAAAGGGTTTTTGAAGCCTCCGTTCAACACAGAGGGAAGGAGGACAGCAGGGATGACAGAAGAG TGGTATGTTCCTCTTGTCAAGCCCTCCAGCTTACAGAAGACCTCCtga
- the LOC122349445 gene encoding transcription factor PU.1-like isoform X2 has product MLHPYRMEGYIIPQKEESRERVTWTGWMSQTPSVQKDYWAVLTKDQTEEMFESEMYRAPMEYQYITDDSQNDHAWDYNIHHVHQVDFENLPESHFTELQSVQPLHASNVHRFPDVESGHFIDPGLTGHHLTLPPPQMTYLPRPSVCYPHSVQPSPLQRSSDDDDPGSRSPPLEVSDEECMRDHITSTTGGEHGNKKKIRLYQFLLDLLRNGDMKDSIWWVDREKGTFQFSSKHKEALAHRWGVQKGNRKKMTYQKMARALRNYGKTGEVRKIKKKLTYQFSGEVLGKSHTERKIYM; this is encoded by the exons ATGCTGCATCCGTACAGAATGGAGGGGTACATCATCCCACAA AAAGAAGAGAGTAGAGAGAGAGTAACCTGGACTGGCTGGATGTCACAGACACCATCTGTACAAAAAGATTACTGGGCAGTTTTAACCAAAGAT CAAACAGAGGAAATGTTTGAGTCAGAGATGTATCGAGCACCAATGGAGTATCAGTATATCACAGACGACAGTCAGAATg ATCACGCTTGGGATTATAATATACATCATGTCCATCAGGTGGATTTTGAGAACCTGCCGGAAAGCCACTTCACAGAGCTTCAAAGCGTACAGCCACTACATGCATCGAATGTGCATCGCTTCCCAGACGTTGAGTCGGGCCATTTTATTGACCCAGGCCTGACCGGGCATCACCTCACTCTGCCCCCTCCACAG ATGACGTATTTGCCGCGGCCATCTGTGTGCTACCCTCACAGTGTACAGCCATCTCCTCTCCAGCGCAGCTCAGATGATGATGACCCTGGAAGTCGCAGTCCTCCATTAGAGGTGTCCGACGAGGAGTGTATGAGAGACCACATCACATCAACAACGGGAGGAGAGCATG GTAACAAGAAGAAAATTCGCTTGTATCAGTTCCTGCTGGACCTTCTGCGAAATGGTGACATGAAGGACAGCATCTGGTGGGTTGACCGAGAAAAAGGAACATTCCAGTTCTCTTCCAAGCACAAAGAGGCTTTAGCGCACCGCTGGGGCGTACAGAAGGGAAACCGCAAGAAGATGACCTACCAGAAGATGGCAAGGGCGCTGAGAAACTATGGCAAGACGGGAGAAGTCAGGAAGATCAAGAAAAAACTCACCTACCAGTTCAGTGGAGAGGTACTTGGGAAGAGCCACACGGAAAGGAAGATTTACATGTAA
- the LOC122349445 gene encoding transcription factor PU.1-like isoform X1 — protein MLHPYRMEGYIIPQKEESRERVTWTGWMSQTPSVQKDYWAVLTKDQQTEEMFESEMYRAPMEYQYITDDSQNDHAWDYNIHHVHQVDFENLPESHFTELQSVQPLHASNVHRFPDVESGHFIDPGLTGHHLTLPPPQMTYLPRPSVCYPHSVQPSPLQRSSDDDDPGSRSPPLEVSDEECMRDHITSTTGGEHGNKKKIRLYQFLLDLLRNGDMKDSIWWVDREKGTFQFSSKHKEALAHRWGVQKGNRKKMTYQKMARALRNYGKTGEVRKIKKKLTYQFSGEVLGKSHTERKIYM, from the exons ATGCTGCATCCGTACAGAATGGAGGGGTACATCATCCCACAA AAAGAAGAGAGTAGAGAGAGAGTAACCTGGACTGGCTGGATGTCACAGACACCATCTGTACAAAAAGATTACTGGGCAGTTTTAACCAAAGAT CAGCAAACAGAGGAAATGTTTGAGTCAGAGATGTATCGAGCACCAATGGAGTATCAGTATATCACAGACGACAGTCAGAATg ATCACGCTTGGGATTATAATATACATCATGTCCATCAGGTGGATTTTGAGAACCTGCCGGAAAGCCACTTCACAGAGCTTCAAAGCGTACAGCCACTACATGCATCGAATGTGCATCGCTTCCCAGACGTTGAGTCGGGCCATTTTATTGACCCAGGCCTGACCGGGCATCACCTCACTCTGCCCCCTCCACAG ATGACGTATTTGCCGCGGCCATCTGTGTGCTACCCTCACAGTGTACAGCCATCTCCTCTCCAGCGCAGCTCAGATGATGATGACCCTGGAAGTCGCAGTCCTCCATTAGAGGTGTCCGACGAGGAGTGTATGAGAGACCACATCACATCAACAACGGGAGGAGAGCATG GTAACAAGAAGAAAATTCGCTTGTATCAGTTCCTGCTGGACCTTCTGCGAAATGGTGACATGAAGGACAGCATCTGGTGGGTTGACCGAGAAAAAGGAACATTCCAGTTCTCTTCCAAGCACAAAGAGGCTTTAGCGCACCGCTGGGGCGTACAGAAGGGAAACCGCAAGAAGATGACCTACCAGAAGATGGCAAGGGCGCTGAGAAACTATGGCAAGACGGGAGAAGTCAGGAAGATCAAGAAAAAACTCACCTACCAGTTCAGTGGAGAGGTACTTGGGAAGAGCCACACGGAAAGGAAGATTTACATGTAA
- the LOC122349445 gene encoding transcription factor PU.1-like isoform X3 yields MLHPYRMEGYIIPQQQTEEMFESEMYRAPMEYQYITDDSQNDHAWDYNIHHVHQVDFENLPESHFTELQSVQPLHASNVHRFPDVESGHFIDPGLTGHHLTLPPPQMTYLPRPSVCYPHSVQPSPLQRSSDDDDPGSRSPPLEVSDEECMRDHITSTTGGEHGNKKKIRLYQFLLDLLRNGDMKDSIWWVDREKGTFQFSSKHKEALAHRWGVQKGNRKKMTYQKMARALRNYGKTGEVRKIKKKLTYQFSGEVLGKSHTERKIYM; encoded by the exons ATGCTGCATCCGTACAGAATGGAGGGGTACATCATCCCACAA CAGCAAACAGAGGAAATGTTTGAGTCAGAGATGTATCGAGCACCAATGGAGTATCAGTATATCACAGACGACAGTCAGAATg ATCACGCTTGGGATTATAATATACATCATGTCCATCAGGTGGATTTTGAGAACCTGCCGGAAAGCCACTTCACAGAGCTTCAAAGCGTACAGCCACTACATGCATCGAATGTGCATCGCTTCCCAGACGTTGAGTCGGGCCATTTTATTGACCCAGGCCTGACCGGGCATCACCTCACTCTGCCCCCTCCACAG ATGACGTATTTGCCGCGGCCATCTGTGTGCTACCCTCACAGTGTACAGCCATCTCCTCTCCAGCGCAGCTCAGATGATGATGACCCTGGAAGTCGCAGTCCTCCATTAGAGGTGTCCGACGAGGAGTGTATGAGAGACCACATCACATCAACAACGGGAGGAGAGCATG GTAACAAGAAGAAAATTCGCTTGTATCAGTTCCTGCTGGACCTTCTGCGAAATGGTGACATGAAGGACAGCATCTGGTGGGTTGACCGAGAAAAAGGAACATTCCAGTTCTCTTCCAAGCACAAAGAGGCTTTAGCGCACCGCTGGGGCGTACAGAAGGGAAACCGCAAGAAGATGACCTACCAGAAGATGGCAAGGGCGCTGAGAAACTATGGCAAGACGGGAGAAGTCAGGAAGATCAAGAAAAAACTCACCTACCAGTTCAGTGGAGAGGTACTTGGGAAGAGCCACACGGAAAGGAAGATTTACATGTAA
- the LOC122349445 gene encoding transcription factor PU.1-like isoform X4 — protein sequence MLHPYRMEGYIIPQQTEEMFESEMYRAPMEYQYITDDSQNDHAWDYNIHHVHQVDFENLPESHFTELQSVQPLHASNVHRFPDVESGHFIDPGLTGHHLTLPPPQMTYLPRPSVCYPHSVQPSPLQRSSDDDDPGSRSPPLEVSDEECMRDHITSTTGGEHGNKKKIRLYQFLLDLLRNGDMKDSIWWVDREKGTFQFSSKHKEALAHRWGVQKGNRKKMTYQKMARALRNYGKTGEVRKIKKKLTYQFSGEVLGKSHTERKIYM from the exons ATGCTGCATCCGTACAGAATGGAGGGGTACATCATCCCACAA CAAACAGAGGAAATGTTTGAGTCAGAGATGTATCGAGCACCAATGGAGTATCAGTATATCACAGACGACAGTCAGAATg ATCACGCTTGGGATTATAATATACATCATGTCCATCAGGTGGATTTTGAGAACCTGCCGGAAAGCCACTTCACAGAGCTTCAAAGCGTACAGCCACTACATGCATCGAATGTGCATCGCTTCCCAGACGTTGAGTCGGGCCATTTTATTGACCCAGGCCTGACCGGGCATCACCTCACTCTGCCCCCTCCACAG ATGACGTATTTGCCGCGGCCATCTGTGTGCTACCCTCACAGTGTACAGCCATCTCCTCTCCAGCGCAGCTCAGATGATGATGACCCTGGAAGTCGCAGTCCTCCATTAGAGGTGTCCGACGAGGAGTGTATGAGAGACCACATCACATCAACAACGGGAGGAGAGCATG GTAACAAGAAGAAAATTCGCTTGTATCAGTTCCTGCTGGACCTTCTGCGAAATGGTGACATGAAGGACAGCATCTGGTGGGTTGACCGAGAAAAAGGAACATTCCAGTTCTCTTCCAAGCACAAAGAGGCTTTAGCGCACCGCTGGGGCGTACAGAAGGGAAACCGCAAGAAGATGACCTACCAGAAGATGGCAAGGGCGCTGAGAAACTATGGCAAGACGGGAGAAGTCAGGAAGATCAAGAAAAAACTCACCTACCAGTTCAGTGGAGAGGTACTTGGGAAGAGCCACACGGAAAGGAAGATTTACATGTAA
- the LOC122349445 gene encoding transcription factor PU.1-like isoform X5: protein MVDFENLPESHFTELQSVQPLHASNVHRFPDVESGHFIDPGLTGHHLTLPPPQMTYLPRPSVCYPHSVQPSPLQRSSDDDDPGSRSPPLEVSDEECMRDHITSTTGGEHGNKKKIRLYQFLLDLLRNGDMKDSIWWVDREKGTFQFSSKHKEALAHRWGVQKGNRKKMTYQKMARALRNYGKTGEVRKIKKKLTYQFSGEVLGKSHTERKIYM from the exons ATg GTGGATTTTGAGAACCTGCCGGAAAGCCACTTCACAGAGCTTCAAAGCGTACAGCCACTACATGCATCGAATGTGCATCGCTTCCCAGACGTTGAGTCGGGCCATTTTATTGACCCAGGCCTGACCGGGCATCACCTCACTCTGCCCCCTCCACAG ATGACGTATTTGCCGCGGCCATCTGTGTGCTACCCTCACAGTGTACAGCCATCTCCTCTCCAGCGCAGCTCAGATGATGATGACCCTGGAAGTCGCAGTCCTCCATTAGAGGTGTCCGACGAGGAGTGTATGAGAGACCACATCACATCAACAACGGGAGGAGAGCATG GTAACAAGAAGAAAATTCGCTTGTATCAGTTCCTGCTGGACCTTCTGCGAAATGGTGACATGAAGGACAGCATCTGGTGGGTTGACCGAGAAAAAGGAACATTCCAGTTCTCTTCCAAGCACAAAGAGGCTTTAGCGCACCGCTGGGGCGTACAGAAGGGAAACCGCAAGAAGATGACCTACCAGAAGATGGCAAGGGCGCTGAGAAACTATGGCAAGACGGGAGAAGTCAGGAAGATCAAGAAAAAACTCACCTACCAGTTCAGTGGAGAGGTACTTGGGAAGAGCCACACGGAAAGGAAGATTTACATGTAA